GACGACCCACCGGCTGCCAGATGCTCGGGCCGTGCCGGGTGAGGCCGGCCTTGGTGGCAATCACCAGGTCGGCGGGATAGGGATGCAAGGCCTTGCGGATCAGCTGCTCGGAGACCACCGGACCGTAAGAGTCCGCGGTATCGAGAAAGTTCACCCCGAGTTCGACCGCGCGGCGCAGCACGCGTACCGCCTCGTCCGGGTCGGCTGGGTCACCCCACACGCCGGGTCCGGTGAGCTGCATGGCGCCGTAGCCCAGCCGCACCACGGGCAGCGTGCCGCCGATGCGGAACTCGCCGGCGGCGCGGGCGGGGGCGGTGGACGTGGTCATGGCTGTTCCTCCGGCGGTTGACGGTGCTCCTCGAGGTCAAGGCCGCACCCTGCCGACACATTCCCGGTCCGGGAATCGACGCGGCTGGAATGGACTTGAACTCAATGGAGAACCGAACTCGAGATCTGGCGGATGCATGCCCACCCCTTCCGAAGCCGACCTGCATTTCTACTTCGACCCGGTCTGCCCGTTTGCCTGGATGACAAGCAAGTGGGTTCGGTTGGTGCAGGCCGCGAAGGATTACCGGGTTGAGTGGAAGCTCATTTCGTTGCGCCTGGTCAACGAGCAGGTCGACTACGACGCCATGTTCCCGCCGGAGTACGAGGCCGGGCACAACGCCGGCCTGCGCATGCTGCGGGTGGCCGCGGCCGCCCGCGCCTCGCTGGGCCCGCAGGCCACCGACCGGCTGCAGCTCGCCTACGGCAAGCAGGTCTTCGACCGGCCCAAGTGGGCGAACACCGAGGAGCGCCTGGCGGTCACCGGTAACTCCCCGATGGTGACCGCCGCGCTGCAGGACGCGGGACTGTCGCTGGAATTCCTCGACGCGCTGCACGATTCCTCGTGGGACGACGAGATCCGGCAGGAGACCAAGCAGGCGCGCGCGCTCACCGGCAAGGACGTGGGCACCCCGATCCTGCACGTGGACCCACCAC
The sequence above is drawn from the Sporichthyaceae bacterium genome and encodes:
- a CDS encoding DsbA family protein, with product MPTPSEADLHFYFDPVCPFAWMTSKWVRLVQAAKDYRVEWKLISLRLVNEQVDYDAMFPPEYEAGHNAGLRMLRVAAAARASLGPQATDRLQLAYGKQVFDRPKWANTEERLAVTGNSPMVTAALQDAGLSLEFLDALHDSSWDDEIRQETKQARALTGKDVGTPILHVDPPHGVAFFGPVISREPAAADAVELWDHVLGLARYAGFAELKRSLRERPQLEVFGLDANTVGKVEDWHGGSRRQRVQ